DNA sequence from the Methylomonas albis genome:
AGAAAATCGAGGAAGTGATCATGTCCTTCCGTCCGCAATTGATGGCCGACGGCGGCGACGTCGAGTTGGTGGAAGTGGTCGATAAAACCGCTTACGTCAATATGACCGGCGCTTGCAACGGTTGTCAAATGTCGGCGATGACTATCGCCGGTATCCAACAGCGTTTAATGGAAGTGATGGGCGAATTCATCAAAGTCGTTCCTGCCTCGCAAATGCCGAAACTGGTCACCATAGAGGAGGCTACTCATGCCTGATATTTATCTGGATAATAACGCGACCACTAAAGTGGACAGCGCGGTAGTGGATGTGATGATTCCGTATTTTACCGAGCAGTTCGGTAATCCTTCATCGATCCATCGCTTTGCTGACGGTGTGGCCAAAGCGATCAAAAAAGCCCGTTCGCAGGTGCAAGAGCTGATCGGCGCCGAGCATGATTCGGAAATCATTTTCACCTCTTGCGGTACCGAGTCTGATTCTACTGCGATCTTGTCAGCCATTAAGGCCCAGCCCAATCGCAAGGAAATTATTACCACCTCAGTGGAGCATCCCGCGGTTCTGGCCTTGTGCGAAAACCTGGAGAAAGAAGGCTACACCATTCATCGGATGCCGGTGGACAAGTGCGGTCGCTTAAACCTGGAAGCCTACAAAAATCTGTTATCGGAAGAAGTGGCAATCGTGTCGGTGATGTGGGCCAACAACGAAACCGGCACTATTTTTCCGGTTGTGGAAATGGCTGAGATGGCCAATGCCGCCGGCGTGATGTTCCATACCGACGCTGTGCAGGCGGTCGGTAAAATTCCGATGATGTTGCAAGACACCAAGATCGATATGTTGTCTATTTCCGGACACAAACTGCACGCACCTAAAGGTATTGGTGTGTTGTATCTGCGCCGTGGTACCCGCTATCGCCCATTACTACGCGGCGGTCATCAAGAGCGCGGTCGCCGGGCTGGTACTGAAAATACTGCTTCTATAGTCGGTTTGGGCAAAGCCTGCGAATTGGCGATAGAGCACATGGAATATGAAAACGTGCAAGTTAAAGCCATGCGCGATCGGCTAGAGCAAGGTATTACGGAAGTCGTCCCGCATTGCTTTATCACCGGTGATTTGAACAACCGCTTGCCTAACACCACGGACATCGCATTTGAATATATCGAAGGCGAAGCGATATTGATGCTGCTGAACAAAGCAGGTATCGCAGCATCCAGCGGTTCGGCATGTACCTCAGGCTCGTTGGAGCCTTCGCATGTGATGCGGGCTATGGATATACCATACACTGCTGCGCACGGCACTATCCGTTTCTCGTTCTCTCGCTATAACAATATGAGCGAAGTGGACGAAGTACTGAAAGTGATGCCTGGCATCGTGGCAACCTTGCGCAAACTGTCGCCTTATTGGGATAGCGTAAACAATTGTCCGGTTGCCGATCCTGAGCAGGCATTTCAGCCGACTTACGCTTAAGAAGTTTTTAGCAAATCGTCGCTCCTGCTTTTGCGGGAGCGACTTATGTAAATCCCGTCATAAATCCTTCCCACCATCCGGTAAAAACCTGCGGTGTGCTTAGGATAATTCCAAAAGCGATAACCGGAGTCACCGGTATCGGCGCAATATCGATAATGAATAATCTCAATAGGCTTAAAAAGCATTTGATTCTGCTTTGCCTGCTTTGTCCGGCTGAATAGGTAGAAAATGCCGAGGCGGGTGCGATTGGGTTGGCATATATGTTCTCGATTAAGGTCTTAAACCAGCGCGGCCGCATCGCAAGCACATACACGCCTATCAAGCAGCCCGGTGAAAAGGGTCAGAACCCTATAATGGCAAATAACGAAAGCACGGCAAGTCATTTGATTTGAGATGAATTCATAACACTGGCTGGCTCTGAAAAGGCAGGAAGTATAGATCCAATACGAACGGTATCTAAACGTTACGGGGACGTGTTAAGTTCCGAGGCTAAGCTTTCTCGGAGGCAAAAAAAAGGCGGTTGTTTAACCGCCTTTTCCGGATGTGGATGAGCTATTTGATCAAGCTTTCCGGACTTTTCTGGTAAGACCCAGACCCGCTAACGCGGTACCGAACAGCCATACGGCGCCCGGTAAAGGAACGGCGGCAACATTAAAGTTGATGTTGTTAACGCCAAGGTTCCAGTCGGTTCCCAATATAATATTTAGTGAGTGCGCGGTCAGATTGGGTGAAAAAGTCTGCGCAGCGAAACGAGAAGCCGCGTAGGGAGCGTAATCGACTAATACATTGGAAAAATCATCGCCATCGACCACTCTAAAATTGGTGGCGGCCAATGTAGTGCCTACGGATCCTGTTGGATATGCAGCGACATCGAAACTGCTGAGGTTTACTGATTGACTTGGATTAACCGCCGTCAATTTGATGCTTAGCAGTAAACCGCTGGTATGGGCAAACGCTGCGGTATTGAGGTCTGCGTATCCGGCATTCCACAACAAAACATCCGAATATGCCACGGTACCGTCCAGATTCAAACTTGAATATGATACCGTCACGTCTGCTGTAGAGGCGTATGCCGCAGGAATTGGATCATAGTTGTTAAAGGGCTGTAACGCGTCGAAATTAATCGTGGCCGCTTGAGAGTCAAATGCGGCGGCAAGCAAAATTAAGGTATAAATTTTTTTGGAAAACATTTAAAGCTCCTGCAATCTTTGTTTATATACGCCTAGCGATTTTCTGCAATCCGACAAACTGCACGCCGTAGACACTATTTGTGGTTCACAAAACAGCTAAGCAAAAATCGAGTCACTTTTTTATTTACAATTTAATTCAATTGGTTGTGAGTGTTTTTCTGTCGAATTCCCGAGCTTGGATATTGTGAAAAGCCAGTTTGTGTAAATAAAGTCGACACTGTTTCCGCGACGCAATATTTGCTAAATCTTCAATGCTCATGACTAACTTTGGATAAGTCTTAGCAGCAAGTGCTAAGCAGTTCTGCGCTTTGTCGGTATTTACTAGTCCGTCGATACTCTGAATGTGATCGACCTAAATCGATTGTCGTGTTTGCGACAATTGGTCTTTCTCTCCCGATGTTGTCTTGTAGACATCCTGCCAATACCTCCCGCCAGGCCATAAATTCCGATACTTTTCCAGTTGGCAAGTCTTTTGCATTAGTCCTATAGAAGGCGTTATTCACGCACCGGTTTTCAAATATTTAACTTTGCGACTCAAGGTCTCACCATGAAAAGCAACTCCCGCACCATCGTCATCGACGACACCACTCTACGCGACGGCGAACAATCGGCCGGCGTGGTGTTCTCGCTGGAGGAAAAGCTGGCTATAGCTAGGCAGCTGTCCGCATTGGGCGTGCCTGAGTTGGAAATCGGTATTCCGGCCATGGGCGCGCAGGAACGGAGTGAGATCAAAGCCATCGCTGAATTAAAGTTGCCCAGCAATTTATTAGTGTGGTCCAGGATGCGCGAAGAAGATTTGCAACACTGCCTGGGTTTGGGTGTCCGCACGGTGGATTTATCGATTTCCGCGTCAGACCAACATATCCAACACAAGCTGAAACAAAGCCGGGCCTGGGTGCTTAGTACCATCGAACGCTGTGTGAAGACAGCAATCGATGACGGTATGCGGGTGTGTGTCGGTGCCGAGGATGCTTCCCGCGCCGATAGCGATTTTCTGGCGCAAATGGCCGAAGCCGCCCAAGCGGCCGGCGCATGCCGGATTCGCTTTGCCGATACAGTCGGCATCATGGAACCGTTCGGCGTATTTGAAGCGATTCGCAAACTGCGCATCGTGACCGACATGGACATCGAGATGCACGCCCATGACGATTTGGGTTTGGCAACCGCCAATACCTTGGCTGCGGCATATGCTGGTGCAACCCACGTCAACACCACCGTCAACGGTTTGGGCGAGCGGGCCGGCAACGCGGCGCTGGAAGAAGTGGTGGTTGGCTTGAAACAGTTGTACGGCTTCGAAACCGGTGTGGACTTGCGTAATTTCCCCGTACTGTCGCGTCAGGTTGCGACGGCTTCCGGCGACACGATAGGCAGCCGTAAAAGTCTGATCGGCCGCGATGTGTTCAGCCACGAAGCCGGGATCCATGTCGACGGTTTGCTGAAAGATCCCAACAATTATCAAGGTGTCGATCCTGCCTTGGTTGGTCGTAGCCACCAACTGGTGTTGGGTAAGCATTCCGGCAGTCAAGGTGTGGTGCATGCCTACAAGCAGTTGGGTATCCAAATTAACCGTTGGCAGGCCGGCCGCCTGCTACCCCTGATTCGTGAGTTTGTCAGTTTGCATAAACGCGCACCGCAATCGACCGATTTAAATCAATTTTTACACAGCCTATAACGAGGTGTCAGATGAGTAGCAATCGTCAAAAACCAGCCGTGCCTAGCACCGCCAAAGTCGACGTACCACAGCACAATTCGGCTCAGCACGAACTGCAGGACGATCGTTATCCCGGTACGTTTTTCCGGGTGCCTGGTGTGCCTATGCCCGGCAAAACCACGTGGAGCTTAGCAAAATGATGTTCTTCTCGCCGTCGCGTCCAAGCGTTGCATCCGGACTCTGGCAAGACTGGCGCGACGATGTGGCTTGCGTGTTTGCCCGAGACCCAGCAGCACGCGGCTTACCGGAAGTGTTATTGGCCTATCCCGGCGTACATGCAGTATTGCTGCATCGGGTAACCAATCGCTTGTGGCATGCGGATTGGAAATTGACGGCGCGCTTATTGGCGGCATTTGCTCGCTGGATGACCAATGTCGATATTCATCCGGGCGCCACCATAGGCAAACGCTTTTTTATCGATCACGGCGCTGGCGTTGTGATCGGCGAAACTGCCGAGATTGGTAACGACGTGACTATGTATCACGGCGTGACCCTGGGCGGTACTACCTGGAACAAGGAAAAACGCCATCCTACATTGGGCAACAATGTACTGATCGGTGCCGGAGCCAAGATACTCGGCGCGATTACCTTGGGCGATAACGTTCGGGTTGGCGCCAATTCTGTGGTGATAAAAGACGTGCCGCCTTGCTGTACCGTTATTGGGATTCCCGGTCGGATCATTCAGCAAAAAGGCTTGAAAATCCAAGATCCGCGCGGCATCGATCTGGACCATCATTTAGTACCTGATCCGGTCGGCAAAGCTCTGAGCTGTTTAGTGGATCGTCTTGACGAGCTGGAAAACAACCAAAAACGCTTTGTCGTCGCCGAGGAAACCTGCGGCAGTTGCGAAGCAGAAGGTGTCTGCCACGGCGAGGAAGTCGTGATACTGAAACAAGCGGCGGGTGGCAAGTGATGGAAATGGATTTATTGCAATTCGACGCCAAGGATCTCTACTACGAGAAAGCCGACAGCCAGGAAGTTGAGGACTTGATCCAATACGCCTCCGAGCTTTACGCTAGCGGCGAAGCGGAATTACCGTTGTTACAAGCTTATTTACGCGCACCGGAATCCTTGAATGTACTGGTGTCGCTGAATCGGTTTTATTACTACCAGCATCGAATGACGGACGCTTTATTGATTTCTGAAAGAGCGTTGACGCTAATCCGGCCGGGTATCAACTTTCCGGAAGATTGGCGGGAGTTGGAAAGAGAACACATTAGCGAGGCACCAAAAGACTTGCTGACCCGGATCAGACTATATCTGTTCACTCTGAAGTCGATTGGTTTTTTGAACATGCGTTTGGAAAACCTGGAGTTGAGCCGGGCAATTTTCGAGAAATTGGTGTCATTGGATGACAAAGACCGGATTGGGGCACGAGGTTTGTTGGAGCTGGTCGTGCGTCGTCAGGAAGCGGCAGAGGGAATTTTCCGGATGCCGGAAGCTTTCGGGTAGGCATCGCCCATTAAACAGATGCAAAAGATAAGTGATGTTTGTTGTTCCGCGCAATTAACCTAAAGGTGATCGCCATGATGAAGAAACAAAAATCCGATCCATTTTTGGCCCAAACAGCGGTAATGCTGGTGGTTTTATTAGTGGTGTACGCATTGGGAGAACAACCTGCCAATCTCGATCACCTGATGATGAGGTAATGACGATGAGTTTAGAAGAAGATATGGAAGAGCTGGAAGCTGCGGAAGATTTTCTGCGGTATTTCGAGCTGGAATACGATACCACCGTCGTCCACGTCAACCGGCTACATATCCTGCAACGTTTCCACAATTATCTGAGTCAAGCCGGTGAAAACATGCCGGAAGACGACGATGCATTACGGGAAGTTTACAAAAAGCTGCTGCTTCGCGCTTACAGCGACTTTGTGGGTTCCGATGCACAGACCGAAAAAGTATTTAAGGTCTTCAAGATGATGGAACCGCAAACCGTGTTTGTTTCACTAGGTGACATTAAGACATGATAGAAGAACGTTTCGACGAAGAGCGATTCGAGTTCGGCGAGCGGGTTAGGCTGACACGAAACGTTCGCAATGATGGTACTTATCCGGGCATGGATGTTGGCGATTTTCTCTTACGCCGCGGCAGTGTTGGCAACGTTATAGAGGTCGGCACTTTCTTGCAGGATCAAGTGATCTACACCGTGCATTTTATGGATGCGGGACGCATGGTCGGTTGTCGGGCTGAAGAACTCATTTCGGCTGACGCGCCTTGGAACCCGAGCCGTTTCGAGTTCCGCGATCAGGTGGTCTGTACTATCGACATACCGACGCAAGAAGGCAGCTACCCTGCCGGTACTCAAGGTGAAATCTTGAAAGTATTGCGAGATTCCGCCCCCCTGCTCTACCACGTACGCTTTCCAGGTAGAACCATGCAAGTACCTGAAAGTGTGCTGGAGCCGGCGGATCCGGCCACGTTTAAAGAACCGGAGGAATAATGACCAGCCAGACTTCAATAGAGCCTTACACCCTGCTGCGGGCGGCCTTGAGCCTATTCCAAAAGGCACCGGCCGAATTGGAGCAACCGCAGTTGCGCCAGGTGGAAGTGCAAGCTAAAAACGAATACGAAATCGAAGGCCGAGTATTAAATTCGGCTGAAGCGACTGGCGTGGTGATTTCCGATACGGAGCTGGATAGAGCTTATCAGGAAGTGCGCGCCCGTTTCGAAGACGAAGATGCATTTTTAGCGGCACTGAACGCCAACGGTTTAGATATTGATTTGTTGAAAGCGGCTTTGTATCGGCAGTGTAAGGTCGATGCGGTGATGGATAGAGTGGCCGCGCGATCCCCTAAGGTTAACGAAGTCGAAATCGGCATTTTCTACCACTCGCATCCGGAAAAATTTCACAAACCCGAGCAACGTCAAGCTAGGCATATTTTGATTAGCATCAATCCTGATTACCCGGACAATACTCGCGAGGCGGCTTGGCAGCGGATTAACGAGATTGCCGGTACTCTGAAGCGCAAACCGCATAAATTTGTGGATCTGGCGCTGAAGTATTCGGAATGTCCGACGGCGGTGCAGGGCGGCGAAGTGGGTGCTGTGGTTAAAGGTACCTTGTTTCCGGAGCTGGATGAGGTATTGTTTAGTTTGAAAGAAGACGCCATTAGCGAGGTAGTGGAAACCGAGATGGGTTTTCACGTGATTCAGTGTATGAAAATCATCCTCGCCGAGACTATGTCCTTGAAAAAAGCGACACCGAAGATTCAGCAGATCATGCAGGATCGTTACCGCAGAAATTGCCAGCGTACGTGGCTGGCCACTCTGCCCGCAGTCAACAGGAGTGCCTAACATGGTAAAAGAACCCAAGCATTGTTCGTTTTGCGGTATCGAAGCGTCGGCATCCGTGCCGATGATTGCCGGTACGGAAGGTTATATCTGCGAAGCTTGCGTGATGTTGGCAAGCCAGGTGGTATCCAGCTGGGGCAAGAAAAAAGAATTGGCCGATATGCAAGGGCCGTTGCCTAAACCGGCGGAAATGAAAGCCATGCTCGATCAATACGTGATCGGTCAGGACCTGGCAAAAGAGATACTATCGGTAGCGGTGTATAACCACTACAAACGCCTGAAAAATGTCGCCCGCAAAACCGGGGGGTTAGGCGAATCCGATGAGAGTGTGGAAATCGGTAAATCCAATATTCTGATGATAGGCCCGTCCGGCACCGGCAAAACCTTATTGGCGAGCACCTTGGCCAAGATCGTCGGCGTGCCGTTTGCTGTGGCTGATGCTACCACGCTGACCCAGGCCGGTTATGTCGGCGACGACGTGGAAAATATCCTGGTGCGCTTGCTGGACGTGGCCGACGGCCAGATCAGCAAGGCGGAGTGGGGTATGGTCTATATCGATGAAGTGGACAAAATTGCCCGCAGTCCGGAACAAGCCTTTGGCACCCGCGACGTCTCCGGCGAAGGCGTGCAGCAAGCCTTGCTGCGGCTGGTGGAGGGCTCGCAAGTTAAAGTCTCCGCCAAGGGCAGGCGTAAAGATCACAGTGGCAATGACTCAGTGATGGTCGATACCAGCAATATTTTGTTCATTGCCGGTGGCGCGTTTCCGGGTTTGGAAAAACATGTCGAAAAACGCCTGTTGCCGCCGAAAACTGCCATCGGTTTTCATGCCGAAGTCAGCAATCCCGACGACAAGCCAACGTTGGAAGCGATGTTGAATGCCACCCAGCCGGACGATTTGAAACGCTTTGGGTTGATCCCGGAGTTTATCGGTCGTTTCCCGGTGCTGGCGCCATTGGAGCCTTTGGACGTGGATGCATTGATTCAAGTGTTGACCCAACCGAAAAACGCGTTGGTCAAACAATACCAACATCTGTTTGCCTTCGATGACGTTGAATTGGAATTTACTACAGATGCCCTGACGGAAATCGCCGAAAAAGCCATCACCCGCAACACCGGTGCGCGCGGCTTACGCGGTATCATGGAGCATGTTTTGCGCCGCACCATGTTTGATCTACCGTCGCGGCCCGACGTCGAACGTTGTATCGTTAACGCCGAGGTTATCCGTGGTGAAGCCGAGATTGAAGTGGTGCTGCGCGAGGCATCCGCCGAAGCTGACGATCTAAAGCGCTTGTCGGGCGGGGAGTGATTTTGCGGGTGGGCTGCACTAGTTGAAGCCCACCCCTTGCATTGAAAAGTTTTAGTTAATTGAGAAAACTACTATGAGCGTTAAAGAAAAAATCTTGCAACAACTTGCCGAAAACCCGGTAATTATTTACATGAAAGGCGTTCCTAGCGCACCGGAGTGCGGTTTTTCCGCCAAAACGATTGGCATCTTGAACGAAACCAAGGTCCCTTACGCATACGTGAATGTATTGCAATCGCCGTTCATCCGCGAAAAACTGCCGTCCATATCCAAATGGCCGACGTTTCCGCAAGTATTCATTAAAGGCGAACTGGTCGGTGGTGCCGATATTGTCGAGTCCATGTATAAGGACGGAAGCCTGTTACCGCTTTTGCAAGCCACTGTTCAGCCAGCCGAGAGCGCAGATGCCAGCCAAACTATTACGCATTCCGAAGTGGAAGCCTTGATTTTGGCGTCTTATCCGGGAGCTACCATCGGTATCGAAGGTGCGGGTTGCGATTTAAACATCACTGTGGTCAGCGAATTATTTGCCGATCAAGCTATGATCAAGCAACATCAAGGCGTCATGGAAACCTTGAGTGCACCATTGGCTAATGGTAGGCTGCATGCCGTCACGCTTAAAACTCATACGCCCGAAGCCTGGGCCGCGCAAACCCCGGCGGCAAACCCCGGCTTGCTACAGATTAAAATTTAACTAGCTAACAAGGAGATATCACTATGGCAAAAGTAGGCATTTTTTTCGGTACCGATACCGGCAACACTCGCAAAGTTGCCAAGACCATCGCCACCAAGTTGGGTGATGTAGCGGACAAACCGGTTAATATTAATAAAGCCTCCGTGGACGATTTACTGGCCTACGACGTATTGATAGTCGGCTCGCCTACTTACGGCGAAGGCGAACTGCCGGGCATGAGCGCCGGACACGATAACGAAAGCTGGGAAGAATTCTTGCCGACCCTGGTTGGTGCGGATTTTACCGGTAAATCTGTGGCTATCTATGGCTTGGGCGACCAGGAAGGTTATCCCGGTCATTTCGTCGATGCGGTGGGTTTTCTGTACGATGCCTTCGCCGATGCCGGCGCGACCATCATCGGTATGACCAGCAGTGAAGGTTATACCTTTAAAAAATCCAAAGCTTTGTTGGGCGACCAGTTCGTTGGTTTGGCGTTAGACGAAGACAATCAGAAAGAACTGAGTGAAGGTCGTCTCGGCGATTGGTTGGCTTCGATCTCATCCGCCTGGGCTTGATAGGCGAGTCATGATCGAAGAAGCGGCCGTTGTTACTCGCGTTAGCGACGGCCGGACCTGGATCAAAAGTCTGCAGAGCAATGCCTGCAGTGGCTGTTTACAGCAACAGTCCTGCGGCACGGCTACGCTGGCAAAAGTTCTCCCCAAGCGCGAGTTTCCAGTCGATTGCGAGATGGCTCTGCAAGCCGGCGACCAAGTGATGGTGGCGATAGACGATGGCCAATTGCTGCTGACTTCCCTATTGCTCTATCTAGTGCCGCTAATTTTCATGTTAGTGGGCGTTGGTTTGGCCGAAGCCTGGCTGCCGGCGCCGTTCAATACCGATTACTTGCCGGAAGTTGCGTTGGCGACATTGCTGACAGGCTTTTGGTTGATTAATCGCTGTCAAAGTCTGTTACTGCTCCATCTTTGTTTTAAGCCACAGATCGTGAAGAAACTGGGCGCCGATTGATTTTTCGCTTGTTGAATGGCTAACAATTTTGCCTGGATGTTGTGCAGTTGTTGGAATCCTGTCTAGAAATAATACACGCAAACTGTGACGCGTCCCTGAAAGTCCTTGTAGTTCGGGCCTTGTGGAGGCTTTTTTTCATGGCATTGATATTGCTGTAGTTGAATTGAAAACCATTGGGATTTTCAAGAGGGTGGCAGGCGCGTGCCAAGGTCTGTTGCCGATTTTTTGGCAATGTCATTAAGGTGATGAGATGAGTGAAGTACTATTGGTGGGTTTGGTTATGTTGATCGTGGCGGCCTGCGCGTTCGCGCCCTTGGGTTGCATGCTGTCGACTTATTCAAAGTCCAATAAATCCGGCGGAACTACCAAAGCGGTAGCCGGTGATTCAAGAAGGGGGCTCCCGGAGGATTCCATCCTCAAGCGGCATTTTTTGACGCAATTGCAAAGCGAGATTGAAGCAACCTTGTTTCCTCGCCCAACCGATTCTATGCTGCAGCGGCATTACGATGCATTGGTGGCCGCCAAGATAGAAAATCGACTGCAGATTATCGGAAAATAACGTTTCGTTCTGTCGGTGTAGGTGCGAACAAATTCGCACCTATCTTGCCGATTCCATTCAGCATTGCCGTTTTTTTATACGCCAACGCGTATTTTTCTGGCATTCTCCCCGCCCGATTAGCGAAAATAGACCGCAGATGCGTCGCTTCATAGCGATTCCCCGTCACTTAGTCCAGGCTTTGCATGCTAAACGCCGCCGATCTCGACACCTTGTTTTTGACCTTTCGCGTCGCCAGTCTGGCTACCCTACTCTTGCTGTTGTTGGGCACGCCACTGGCTTGGAAGTTGGCGCGCAGTCGCTCACGCTGGAAAGGCGTTATCAATAGTATCGTCGCGCTGCCCTTGGTGTTGCCGCCGACGGTATTGGGCTTTTATTTGTTGGTATTGATGGGGCCGGCCGGACTGGTGGGAAAATTCACCCAATGGCTGGGTATTGGCACCTTGCCGTTCAGCTTTGGCGGTTTAGTCGTGGCGTCGGTATTGTACTCGTTGCCGTTCGTGGTGCAGCCTTTGCAAAATGCTTTCGTGGCAATGGGCGAAGCGCCTCTGGAAGCGGCTGCCACTCTGGGCGCCGGGCCGCTGGATCGATTTTTCAGCGTGGCTCTGCCTTTGGCGAAGCCTGGGTTTTTAACCGCCGGAGTATTGGGTTTTACCCACACCGTCGGCGAATTCGGCGTGGTATTGATGGTGGGCGGTAATATTCCCGATAAAACCCGCGTGGTATCCGTGCAAATTTATAACCACGTCGAAGCCTTGGAATACGGCCAAGCGCATTGGCTGGCCGGCGGTTTGCTGATCTTCTCTTTCCTGGTGCTGCTGTTACTTTACAACAGCCAACAAACTCAAGCATTGACCCAATCCTTGAAATGACCATGTCCCAAGTTCAAAGTATACAGGCCCGCTTGCGCTTGGCTTACGAGCAATTTGATTTGGATGTGAATTTGAATCTTCCGGCCAGCGGCGTGACAGTGCTTTTCGGTCATTCCGGTTCCGGTAAGACCACCTTGCTGCGTTGTATCGCCGGTTTGGAACGGCCAACGCAGGGTTTTTTGAAAATTGGCGAAACGCTTTGGCAAGACAGCGAAAACGATTTTTTCTTACCCACGCATCGCCGCAATTTGGCTTATGTATTTCAGGAAGCCAATCTTTTTCCGCATCTGTCGGTGCGCGGCAATCTGGATTATGCCGTGCGGCGCTTGCGCGCGAAGGGCAGAGTATTTTCATTACAGCAGGCCATTGAATTATTGGCGATAGGACCGTTGCTGGAACGTTTGCCGGCCCGTCTATCCGGCGGCGAGCGGCAGAGGGTAGCCATTGCCAGAGCCTTGGCCGCCAGTCCGGATGTGTTGTTGATGGACGAGCC
Encoded proteins:
- the modB gene encoding molybdate ABC transporter permease subunit; translation: MLNAADLDTLFLTFRVASLATLLLLLLGTPLAWKLARSRSRWKGVINSIVALPLVLPPTVLGFYLLVLMGPAGLVGKFTQWLGIGTLPFSFGGLVVASVLYSLPFVVQPLQNAFVAMGEAPLEAAATLGAGPLDRFFSVALPLAKPGFLTAGVLGFTHTVGEFGVVLMVGGNIPDKTRVVSVQIYNHVEALEYGQAHWLAGGLLIFSFLVLLLLYNSQQTQALTQSLK